Part of the Spinacia oleracea cultivar Varoflay chromosome 5, BTI_SOV_V1, whole genome shotgun sequence genome, TCGAGGATGTCGCAGAGTGAAGTGATGGAGAGGGCGAGGAAGCGCTTGAGGTCGACGGCTGCTGCTGGTGGGCAGAGTTCGTCTGCTGCGTCTGGCAGTCGGGCCATGTCTGTCGTCTTTCGCCATTCTAAGATAGGGGCGTCGCCTGATACGCCCGTCGTCAAAGGTGGTGAAGGTTTACATCCCATTGCTTCGTCGTCGCCTCCGAAGCCGTTCAAGGCGCCGCCGTCTACTGCTGTCGCTGTCGGTAGTGTATCTGCCGGGTCGGCCAAGAAGTGTCCAGCCGAGAAGAGCTTTGTCGAGGATACGGTTATCTCCTTGCCCCCAAGCTTCTTGGGAGATGGTGAGGCGGCTGTTGTTTGGCCCTACGCTGATCGTTTGATTTTGCCCACGACGTACCAGCGATATCACGAGGTGGATCCTCTCCCTGTCGCATCGGACGCTGCTGAACTTAGCTTGCGGGTGAGTTTTATGTTATTGTCGCTTGTCGTGTGTGAAATGTACATTGTTTTGATGTGTTTGTTGGTGTGCTATGTCGCAGGCGTCTCAAGCTGCTTTGGCTGTACGCAGGCAGTGTTCGCTGTTGTGCAACAAGTTGTCTAACGCTGGAAAGCAGATGACGGTGACAAAGAAGGTGGCTGCGTCGTGGGAGGCAAAATGGAAGGTCGCTAAAAAGAAGGTGGTTGATCTGACCGCAGTGGTTAATGTAAAGAACGAGCAGCTAAGGAGTAAGGACGAGCAACTTGCTGATGTGGCTAAGGAGTCGGAGAGAGTGAAAGGGGAGTTGGTCTCGTCTTCGGAGGAGATGGAGGGGCTGCGGAGTTTGTAAGAGGCTTTGCAGGAAGAGGCTAAGGATGTCGAGGCTTTGGCTATATGGAGGACAAGGGCGCAGATGATGTACTCTTGCAAGATTGGGGAGACCAGTATTTGGCCATGTCAGAAGGAGGTGGATGAGTTTCTGGCTAACGGTGGCACTATGGCAGAGCTATCGGTTCCGGTGGTGGACGTGGACGAGGTGGAGGCGGATACTGCCGCGACTGTCGCGGCTGACACCGACGCCACTCCCCTGGTCGAGGATGCTCCCATGTTGGAGCAAGGGGGGGGGGGAACCTTTAGAGGGGCAGCACGAGGGAGATGCACCCGTCGTCGCTGCTCTGGAGGTGGTTTTGGCGGAGAAGTTGGACGTGGCTGACGTCGTCGTGCCCCCAGGCCAGGAGCAAAAGCAGGAGATTTTGGCCCCTACCCAAGAAGAAGGAGTGTAATAGTTCGTAGTTTAGATTTTTCTATTGGTTTTTATGTTGTGTTTTTGAATTTCTTTACTCGTCGTTGATGGCGACGACGAGGTGCTTTGGATAATTTGTGTTTTGTTTTCGTAATTTGGATGTTTTTACTCGTCGTCGGTGGCGGCGGCGAGGTGTTTGGATAATTTGTGTGTTTGTATTTTAGAGGTCGTGGCCTCAGAGGTCGCGCAGTTTGCAGTTTGTTATACAAGTGTGTTTCCTTTTTACTCATGTGTTCCTTGTGACTTTTGCGTTGTGTCTCGAAGTTTTTCTGTCGCGCGTCGTGTAGCAGGTGTTTTATAAAGAGCAGATATTGAAACGGTAGAACTATATGTATGTAAAATAGTACTTGCGTCGCTTGTTCATCCATTCTTACTTTGGATTTGCTTTTCGTCGTACGTTGTCGATTCTGGCTGACATTCGCTATGTGTCGCCTTCTGCAAAAGGAAACATGGGTTgctaggaggattggccgttggggatgccaacggccctccgatgcttacgTCAGTAATggttttgaataaaaataaagcgataaaaagtaaagaaaaaggTAGAAACGATGGTACGACAACTGATAAAATTGGCCACGACGAATGTTAAAAAATGATAGAGTTTAAGGTGTGTAGCGTTCCAGCTTCGGGGGACCGACTTGCCGTCTTTGGTGACGAGTTTGTATGCCCCTTTTCCGACGATTTTATCGATCAAGTACGGCCCTTCCCAAGCTGGTGCGAGTTAACCTGCgtttagtgaaggaaataatgcccttggtccaagtatgcattcaatgttaagtctaataaatgcggttcagtattaattaacaagttaataattcagtgagatcaagtgagctgaatgcctagctagaggccgcttcagttcaagtggaattaatgatattaatccacagcttactcttgactgaacccgtagggtcacacaaatagtacgtaaacggatcaagtatttaatggcattaaatactccatctatggatattcggaatcgacggatcttggtttcagtgggagctgagatcgtcacaggcaagaaatgaatactccggaaacgatgatattgccggaaacggaaatatggatcctatcggaaatataaatattatccaagtcgtagatgttgccggaaacggacacatggtacgtatcgggaaatattatcggaaatagaaatattgccggaatcggaaatattgccggaaacggaaatattgtctgaatcggaaaatattattggaaatggaaatattgccggaatcggaaatattgccggaaacggaaatattgtcagaatcggaaatattatcggaatcggaaaataattccggaaacggaaatattaaatatttgttcgaaacggaaattgattccggaatcggaaatgttgaatattgttcgtatcggaaatgaattccggaatcgggaaattaatcggaagcgcgtcgtacgaattagcatcggacgagcttgctagacgaaggcccagcacgaagccaggcccacgtccagcaagggaaacgcgcgccacaacacgccagcccaaggctgcaccaggcccaccgcaaggcaggcccagcgcgcgcccaaggctgcggcagtcgtgggctgcgatgctcgggctgtgcgcgcgcgcgcatggcgcccctcgtgggctgctgtgcgtgcgtgggtgtttgtgttcacatacgaaacctaaaacgtacaggattcgtttaatgattaaattcctaatcctatttgataaattaattaaataagagtttcattaggattctgatttaattaattcgtatcctaataggattccaattctctttccatacccctataaatatgtggcctgggttcacaatttataacaagtttttcaagtattcaaagtgagtttttgagagaaaaattcagtcacattccttgcctaaaagtgccgaaatttttagtaccttaagggcgattctagttggtcaatcttaaggcggatccggacgtgctgtggactatctacggagggacgacacttggagtcctaaagacttgttcttgttcggttcgggcgcagctagggaaggcacgcaacaaagagtatgcatctaaactatgctatatgattatgtgtaaataatatgtattcctggctaaatggtttttccgcatgatttatgaattgtcatatgtatcataacctaacagtggtatcacgagtctcttattattttcataatctaaattgcatgaacatggttaaatattacaaatttgcaagaattaaaaggggtgattaattttcgtaattgttaattaattgcaaattgcgtttatttaattatacgtacgcagtttttcggcagtttcttcgttactcatccaaatcgagtaatttttgtgtcaattccgcatgtaaaaggcattctaaaattttcaaattcgaattctcaaattcgaagcctaactatgacttttcgaaggttttagtttttcgaatgcaaaatttcgtaaatttaagatgttaaattaaatatttgcgattcttgttgataaatcttgaattttttattgacctactgtatatgtttaacaagtttgaatgcctagccttgttaattatgcaatctaatttgtaattatgattaatttgttgaaaattagaataatttagaattaatttgattttcataattaattataatttaattagatacctatgattaaaaaccaccataaaaattgtaaatttatgataaattttaattttttatgacccaggcttgaatccatgataatcggaaatcaattgaataataaattttcgatttttcgccctaaaattatgaaattaatattatttattaatttgtcattaattttaaatataaattttttaaattttatgcgattcgttcatataacttgcacgcacaaagcaatggacgctacgtgttacccttaaggggtgttgtatagtgcgggcatgcgacgacgagcaagggagctcgtcgcccatgcggcacgtatgcaatgagcaagggcatggtgcacgagcacaaggcagcagccctgccttgtgtcgtgggctatgagctatggacgaatgggcatgggcgaaggcaaggcacggcagtcgcgtgtgggcagcaagcgagctgcgccacaacgcgcactgcctcgcgcaagcgcgcgcagcctcgcgcgcagcgagcgcaagctcgcgtgccacgagtgctgcgcccagcgttgatgccgcgcgcagcgagcgctggctcgcaccaagcgagcgctagcgagcgcgcacagcatgcgctggcgagtgcacgaagcgagcgctggcgcgcgcgcagcgagcacatgctcgcgtgcatcgagcgctggcgcgcgcgcagcgagcaccaactcgtgcgatggcttgcgaagggtagaagcagcagctatgcgacgagcgcatgggctgcgcgcacatggccagcgatggctgtgtgcgtgtagcccatgggcgtgcgatgcgtagagTGTTTGcgatgcgattagatcgttttgaatgtttaatttgaaattttcagtttacgtaattttaattaattttaaaattaataatttaaattattttcttggattttaattttgaatattataattataataaattttatttattctaattattttactaaaattaaaatcatgaattaatttaaatacgactgaaattaaattaaacttttggattcaattataaatttatatgagctttaaattttaattaaatttgtatgtttccggttagactagaaatacatttttatgtttaaaattagtaaagcatatgaatttattggtttaagtgggagcccttttagtcataaactcttgattaggtctacaaatccttaaggttaaaacaacttgattagaattaataaggactgaataattggtagattattggtgcccttgattaattgctgcaaatgtttgcgtgatgcataatgtgttttactaaccagctatgtgggccattcatgataatgaatgggtgaatggtatatattgtatatgtactgttttgtaggttatgaagtgactagtatggcccaaataggatagaaaatatggtctgcgtaccattaatttgaatgtaattggtctaaagtaccaaagttgtttttcaattcaaatatggtttgcgtaccatcaaatagttgtaattagttttaattatagcttatcctatttgaagaaaatggtgcctcccacggagattttcaagacggactttgaagtcaaagcttcaagatgaagtcgggccatactagatcacatttatcttatgcatgttttaagttatttattgcttttaaatatgtcttaaaatgcatgagatcaaaagcttgattatgttgcatgattaaggattttagttcacttaaaatctaaccaacatagtaagagccttaagttccaaacttaaaaattgagttaaaaggtgccatgccaaaatatacacttgcttggatatcctttacatcaatctagtaatagttttcgctcagcgaggtgttacttattggtcctaaaggggcaaggtacacaaataattgtgagtacttgttagttttggtgaaactcaacgatataagtaaggagtccttttatgtcgtggcaaaatcgataggtttacctaataagttcttagacgtacctatcaaccaagaatagtttctagactattagcaaaaggcttttgcttacctaagatgttttaggattaagtcgacaaactgtgcttagttcttcaatgattttaggatcttggaatcattttattcacacctgccggaacacataacttgaataaaatgcttaataaacattgaattatgcatgtatgctagaatttaagtttattaagagaaaatgtgaatggttatttatttgtttattcttttcaattgtagtttttaaatatggcaaacaacaatcaaaacatcatcatgggttctgagcttatggtcaagctgaacctggaaaattttcttgaatgggaagctaagctagttgaaatagtcaaactcaatggacttgagtatgtactatcacatcccatgccaagctactatgccagagacatgacccctgagagattttacgcctgggatgcggatctcaaaaaggttatgagtctcatgctgaacaatatccctgatgattgggctagaaggtttgtagcctatgaaccttttacgctcatcaagaatctgagggatatctgtcgtggaagcacggaggacatggacctgaacgtccatgagttgattgaatcaatgtctggtctaaaggttagttctcccaacaggtgttataggatggaggtccaagaaacacatgttcagctccttcgcactaaacagagggtaggcgtcccactgaggttccatgtggatcttatgcgttcatactttgatcgcctaagtctactaggaacaccaataagcgaaaggatggcagtctctatcttgctcaattcactacacagtgggtttggtcgtttcaagcaactatacctaagtgaaccaagagaagaaacagttgcagaatttgttcaccttgtcagaaaggctgaaataatactggactgtgaagccaaagatttactcaaggctagaaggagaccgttcaagaaaggtggaaagtccaagggcaatgctaaatcaaagcaggacaagtccacatcaagctgtctttattgtaatggaataggccattacaaaagagaatgtccaaagctaaaggaagatcagaagaacggaacagtcgttccatcttcaggtattttcgttatagactgtatacttgctaattcaacttcttgggtattagatacaggttgtggctcacacttatgttccaatccacagggactaagaagaagtagaaagttaagcaagggtgaagtcgacctacgagtgggaaatggagcacggattgctgcattagctgtaggaacttactatttgtcgttgccctccgggctagttttggaactggaagaatgtttccatgttccaagtcttactaaaaacatcatttcagtttcttgcttagatgctaagggattttcctttttaataaaagacaatagttgttcgttttattttaaagagatgttttatggatctgctagattagtcaatggactttatttattagatcacgacaaacaagtatataacataaataccaaaaaggccaaaaaggatgattcagatctcacctatctgtggcattgtcgattaggccatataaacttgaaacgcttagaaagacttcaaaaggaaggaattctagaaccatttgacttagaggattatggtaaatgcgaatcatgtttacttggcaagatgacaaagcaacctttctctaaagttggagaaagagaaaatgaactattgggtttaatccatacagatgtatgtggaccaatgagtacaaatgctagaggtggtttcagctactttatcactttcactgatgacttcagtagatatggttatgtctacctaatgaagcataagtctgaatcctttgacaaattcaaggaatttcagagtgaagtagagaatcaattaggcaagaagattaaggcactgcggtctgatagaggcagtgaatatctgagctatgaatttgatgaccatctgaaagaatgtggaattctatcagaattgactcctccaggaacaccacaatggaacggtgtgtcggaacggaggaacagaaccttgctagacatggtcaggtcaatgatgggtcaggccaaacttccattagaattttggggacatgcactaaatacagccgcactcactataaatagagctccgtctaaagctgtcgaaaagactccatacgaattatggtttggaaagcctccaaatgtgtcttttcttaagatttggggatgtgaagtatacgtcaaacgattaatttcagacaaacttcatccaaaatctgacaaatgtatccttgtgggctatccaaaggaaacaaaggggtattacttctacaatacatctgagaacaaagtgtttgttgctcgagatggtgtctttttggagaaagatcacatttccaaaatgacaagtgggagaaaagtagacctcgaagaaattcgagtcgaacaacaaactctagagaatgctcaagatgacattcaggatgaaactcagagatctttagaagagtctggtgagaatcatggtcaatctagaaatgttaccccgcgtagatcgcaaagatatagatctcaaccggaaaggtacttaggtattttgacgaacgagagctatgacgttctattacttgaaagtgatgaacctgcgacttacaaacaagctatgacgagccctagctccaagcaatggcaagaagccatgcaatctgaattagactccatgtctgaaaaccaagtatgggatttggtcgatttgccagatggctaccaagccattggaagcaaatgggttttcaaactgaaaaaggacaaggatgggaaacttgaagttttcaaagctagattggttgcaaaaggttacaggcaagtccacggtgtggattacgatgaaaccttttcaccagttgcaatgctaaagtctattcggataatgttagcaatcgatgcatattacgattacgaaatatggcagatggatgtcaaaactgctttcttaaacggcattttaacagaaactgtgtttatgacacagcctgaaggttttgaggatccaaagaatgctaaaaaggtatgcaagctaaagaaatcaatctacggattgaagcaggcatccaggagctggaatatacgttttgatgaagcagtcagtgactttggtttcatcaagaacgcagacgaatcttgtgtatacaagaaggtcagtgggagcaaaattgctttcctagtattatatgtcgacgacatattacttatcggaaatgacattcctatgttgaactctgtcaagatttggcttgggaaatgtttttcgatgaaagatctaggagaagcacagtacatattgggcatcaagatttacagagatagatctaaaaagatgattggacttagtcaaagcacttatatcaataaggtgcttgataggttcaagatggcggactccaagcgaggctacctacccatgtctcatggaatgactctaagcaagactcagtgcccaaaaacacttgatgagcgtagacgaatgaatgggattccatatgcatcattgattggttcaataatgtatgctatgatatgtacacgcccggatgttgcgtacgcactcagtgcttcgagcagataccagtcagacccaggagaggcgcattggactgctgccaagaatattctgaagtacctgaaaaggcacaaagatgacttcctggtctatggtggagatgatgaattaattgttaaaggctatacggacgcaagtttccaaaccgacaaagatgatttcagatcacagcctgggtttgtcttctgcctcaacggaggagcagtaagctggaaaagtgctaagcaaagcaccattgcggattctacaactaaagcggagtacattgctgcacatgaagcaacaaaggaagctatatggccaaggaagttcataggtgaacttgttgtagtcccctccattaaaggaccaatagccctgtattgtgataataacggagctattgcacaggcaaaggagccaagacaccaccagagagtcaagcatgtacttcgtagatttcaccttctacgagagttcgttgaaagaaaagaagtcgagataagcaaaattggaactgatgacaacatatcagatccattgactaaacctctgccgcaggcaaagcacaactcgcacactgcagcaatgggaatcaagcatattggagaatggctttgatgtctctgtttaatgttttaaaattttagagtttaaatctttgtaaaaaattattggttaatcattcacaataaatgaaagaaattcatttttccatttgatttgtggtttattaaatgatgagtcccttcaatttgacgatatattcaagatagactgtcaggaccagtcctgtgactaagaaatgtctatcaagtgaacttgaatgtcaaaggttgaaaatggtcccttgtcggagttttctataaaattggacgcatagaaaatgttagacgactagaatgcaagatgactagtagttctgtttcttgaactatgtggacatggcaatgtcataatcatttgcatagatacttactttgggaagactagaatcggacaagacctatgaaactttactgtaatagtgaaaatctgtcataagtaaatttcattaaattattagacactaaatcctcaatacctgagtgatttgagattacttgtttgagaactggttgctttgacgttgaccaaccgtcgcaccgtaaaaggaggctataaaggcaacgctcaggtaatcacctatcaaacgaagtctaatctcaagatcgcaagattgggattgtcctcccataaatcgggataagatgcttaaaagttgtacaaggccactcggagagctagaaactgtgaaatgcatggccgtgctcggatgaatcataggctatgattatctgtttatttgatcagttgaactctgaaaccgaggaacacctctggacataataaggatgacaactcttaccttatgttcaagagcaagcatcgagcgacaaaggaattaggaaatgcacacttgtccctaaggacaagtgggagactgaaggaaataatgcccttggtccaagtatgcattcaatgttaagtctaataaatgcggttcagtattaattaacaagttaataattcagtgagatcaagtgagctgaatgcctagctagaggccgcttcagttcaagtggaattaatgatattaatccacagcttactcttgactgaacccgtaaggtcacacaaatagtac contains:
- the LOC130460665 gene encoding uncharacterized protein, yielding MAVSILLNSLHSGFGRFKQLYLSEPREETVAEFVHLVRKAEIILDCEAKDLLKARRRPFKKGGKSKGNAKSKQDKSTSSCLYCNGIGHYKRECPKLKEDQKNGTVVPSSGTKKK